GAATACTACTCCATTTTAATCGATGACACGCACAACGAGCCCTCCGATTTCTTCGTGATGGCCGGTGAAAATAATTCTTCGGCAGATGCCCTGGACCCAGATAAGGTTAATCCGGACTGGGTGGTTGTGAATGCCGTTAAATATGGCCGTGCGCTGAACCTGATGTTTGAAAGTGACGAATCCTTTTCTTCCTATGGGATTGATGTGCATGCGTATGCCAATTTCCTGGTTGCAGGTGCCAGTGTCGATTTTTCGATGCGGCAGCAGAGCTTTCTGAAACGGACTTCGGTGCGGCTGGTAGCCTACGGCGGGAATCCCGGACTTACGGGCCAGATACTTACAGCCGGAAACCAGGCAGAGCTTAAAAAGGCCATCAATAATTATTTCGCCGGAAGTATGGATGAAGTCCCCATTGCATATTCACTCAGCACCCTTGACGGGGAAAACATCGGGGTACATCTGACTGCTGAATTTACCAGCAGACAATGCGCTCCGGCCGCCGAAAAATTTGAAGTATTATGGAAAAGCGTCCATTGCGCAAGTGCCGATGATGCCTCAGGGGATGAAGAAATCACCGCCTTTTTAAGGATCAGGGCTTTTGAAGGCAACGGAAAAGAAATCCTGGACGTGGAAAAGAAGAACAAGCCGATTCTCGAAGCCGAAAAAATGAGAAAGGAAACAGGCTTCAAATTCCCCATTCCATGGACATTTACCAAAGGAACCCGGCAGCATCCGCTTCAGCTTGGATTCAGGGAGACCAGGGAAATTGATCAGCGGATCATCTTTAAAGTTCCGAAAAGTGATCTGAATGCCAGGGTCGGCATCAGGGCAGATGTGCTTGAATATGATTCCACTTCTGCGGATGACGATTTCGCCGACGACCACAAATCATACAAATTCAGCGAAACGGGCAACAAGAAAGAGGTAAAACTGGTTTGTGACCATGAGGGATCACGCATAGAGTTTCATCTGGAAATCAGACCGGTTTATGACTGACAGGCAGCCGGCATCCACTAACCGGCTGTGAAGTGAGCAGCGATCAGGAAACTTCAAAAGAGAGACAACCCGATCTATGCAAATATCAAATCACTCCAAAAAGTAGTGCCTGTATTAATATTGTCCCGGTTAAGCGTTTGTAATCAGCACAATAATCATTGCGCCGAACAAATGCTTAACCGGGATTACCTTTCCGGAATCAAATGTTCATTCAGGAGCGGGTAGTTTTCCGCCTCAGAGGGCCGGCATGGACAAGTCCGCTTCAGCGGATACGCTTTTCCTGATATCCGGAACCAGTGGTCACATGTATGCGGAAAGTTTACTATTGCCGCCCCTTTACTGAAAAATTTTAAGCATCCGGAAGGGTTTCAGACCCTGATTATTGTACATATTGTTTCCGGTTGTCGTTATTACAAGATTTGATTCAGGTATAACAAAAATAAACTGACTTCCAAACCCATGCGCATAAATGCATTGAGGCGAGGTTGTTTTGATCCACCACAAATATCCATAGTGATCGCCTTTATTCCCCGGAACTTCAATCTGAACCTTTGTCGATGCATTTATCCAGTTTTCTGAAATAACCTGTTTTTCATCAAACCTACCTTTATTTAAAACCAGCATCCCGATCTTAACCATATCAACCGGGCGCAGTTTAAGCGAACCTGTACATAAAGGCAAACTGTCGGAAACGCTGACCTGCCATAAATAATCTTTAATCTCCAGCGGTTGAAATAAATATTTCTCGGCAAATATTTCCAGCTCCATTTCCGTTGCTTTTTCAATGATTCCTGCAAGAATCTGCATCGCCGAATTATAATTGAATTCTATTCCGGTTTTTCCTTGAATGGGTTTCTTCAGCATATCAGCAATGCTCTCATCCTTATCCCAGGGTGAATCAGGATCATCTTTTATCCATTCCACACCGCTGCTCATCGTAAGAAGATGTCTGATGGTCACTGTCTCCCATCTCTTTGCGAATTCATAATCATCAAAAAAGGAAACAGCTTTTCTATCAATAGAATCAATAAAACCCTTGTCAACAGCTATTCCGATAAGTAATGAGGTAATGCTTTTTGTAACTGATTGAAGCTGGTGAAGCTGACCGGAATCAAACCCGTTAAAATATTCTTCTAGCACAAGCTTCCCATCTCTGAAAACGAGTAAAGAGTTGATCTCCCCATATTTCCCTTGATTAATGTCATTGACCAGTTTGGTGATTTTCGTCCTGTCCGGATCTGATTCATTCAACGAAGCGATAGGTAATACCTTACTGACAGGTTGTTTGTACTGATACCCGTGCTCTGACAATTTCTCATTCGTTTTCCGGGTAAGCAACAGTTTTTTCTCAGGAATCTCCGGATCCGAATATTTAAAACTTCCGTCAAGCTGGGATAAATCTTCTGACATCCTGCCGGAGTATGTTATCAATAAATCACCCGCATTAATAAGAAATTTAAAATCAGGATGATCATATTCAATTTTTGAAATGGGCATCCGGGGTAAAAGCGCTCCGTCAATCTCCGTTTCAATATAACCGGAAAACACACCGGCTCTAATCTCCTTTATTGTAAAAGTATACGTGTCCTTTCTGTTGTCATGCATATCTACCCCTATCCATATTCCCGATAAAGGTGAATTGCTGCCTGAAAGAAAAGTTGACACGTTCAAAAACAAGAAAAGCAATAAACCCGTTTTTGTTTTCATCTTTCGTATTTTAAATGATTTATGATCCGTGCAAGTATAATCTTTCAGGCTGGCAGGATGAACTTAAGTAATCAAATACAGTAACTACAACAGGCAATAAAACATCTATATAAAATTACTATATAATCTTCATATATTCTAATTGATTATTCCGGTGATTCAGCGCCACCATTCCGGTGCAAACGGCGCCACCTAAACTGGGCAGATTTGTTTTACAATATTAATCAATTTTTTTCTGTTTTTTTCTTTCGTAAAGAGTCTCCTTTTAATTCAAATCTGTGTGCATTACCTGACAATCTGTCCATAATCGCATCGGCCACGGTATTCTCACCGATATATTCGTACCATTTATTAACAGGGATCTGTGAAGATATCAATGTTGATCGCTTACCGTAACGATCCTCAAGTATTTGTAAGAGTGCCAGCCGTGTAATTTTATCCATGGGATGTAAGCCAAAATCATCCAGGATTACCAATTGGGTTTTTTCGATTTGATTCAGCATCTTAATATAGGTTCCATCGAGTTTGGTTTGGGTGATTTTTTCTAAAAAACGCGTCATTCCCAGGTAAATAGTCTTGTATCCAAAGGTGCATGCCTGGCGCCCGATTGCACAAGCCAGATAACTTTTTCCGCAACCAGTGGCACCAGTAATAAGGATGTTTTCAGCGCGTTCAATGAAGCTGCAGTCAGCTATGTTCATGAGCTGATCTTGTGTTAGGTTTCTTCCGGAGTTACAATAAACCTGTTCAATGACGGCATGGTAGCGAAGTTTGCTCAGTTTTAACAGGGCCTGTGTTCTCAGGTGGGCCCTGTGCTGGATCTCTGCCTCTGATAAGCGGGCCATAAATTGATGGATGGAAGGTTGCTCTTGTACCGGCAATGATAAAACTGCCTGATAGGCGTCTGCCATGCCTGGCAGCTTTAACTGTTTCAACTGATCTAAAGTGATTTGTGTGTTCATGTTGTTAAAGTATTAGTGATTAATTGTATGCCTGTGGCCCACGAATGTTTTCATGGTCAGGGATTGATGAAAAAATGGTCATTTGATCCGTTTGTTCTTTATCCAGGTTGTTTGACAGTATATCGCTTATCAGGCGGTAGTTTACCCTGGGGGCATTAACGGCCCTTTTACATGCATTTTCAAAGCGATCTTCACCATACTGGCCTGACAGCCGCAATAATCCAAGGCAGGCATTATAGGCTTGTTCGGTGAACGTTTTAGACTCAAGGATACGGCTCATAATTTTATGTGAACACACGCCAAGCTGTTTCGCTTTCCCAAGAAAATAATCTGCATCCCAACCTTTGGTTTGCCTATACTTCTTATGTTTCTCGGGCATGTGTTCTTCCAGTGTTGTATAGCCATGCTTGCGGTAGTTGCGCCTGTGCACAGCAATACGGCGTAAATCAAGATAAACCTCTACCTCATCTGCATCATAGATAATCTTTACTTTTTTCCCTATGTGCTGATATGGAACACTGTACTGGTGCCAGTCTTCGCCCAGAATGATATGATAGTTCTTCTGCACCTTTGCCACAACGGTATGCTTGAGCACAAATGGCTCAGCTGGCAGGGCCTTAAGCAAAGGGAGCTCATGTTGCTCAAAAAGTTCCCTGCGGTTGTAGGTGCGATTTTGTAAATGCTTGTTGTGATGTATATCTAAGCATTTGATTATATTGTCATTAAGCTCTTTCAGACTGTAAAATATTTTATTGCGCAGGGGGGCATATACACGCATATAAGCCAGGTGAACTGCTTGTTCAACACTGGGTTTGTCTTTAGGTTTAGCTACCCGGGTAGCTGATAAACTGGTGT
This sequence is a window from Lentimicrobium saccharophilum. Protein-coding genes within it:
- the istB gene encoding IS21-like element helper ATPase IstB, coding for MNTQITLDQLKQLKLPGMADAYQAVLSLPVQEQPSIHQFMARLSEAEIQHRAHLRTQALLKLSKLRYHAVIEQVYCNSGRNLTQDQLMNIADCSFIERAENILITGATGCGKSYLACAIGRQACTFGYKTIYLGMTRFLEKITQTKLDGTYIKMLNQIEKTQLVILDDFGLHPMDKITRLALLQILEDRYGKRSTLISSQIPVNKWYEYIGENTVADAIMDRLSGNAHRFELKGDSLRKKKTEKN
- a CDS encoding thiol-activated cytolysin family protein; translated protein: MAKKIVKAAAVSKVKLAGKIQPVAKPVLKKVSFKFKIKPSPVVFSRKVKLKSADVIDLKVIRNPGHYTRIEQINDATGSNDNNWNCSIQRWSADVIRPEPVVLNTKIDEIYPGAIFAYESIDNGTYKRLPYDRKPLNVLINRNQASVATVSVNNPSAASIAQAISNIRGSLKGGGAAVTFGESFEVLSEEDLFMRTGGSGYYLGFGGNHSIDFTSNSKSHRFYIKLYQEYYSILIDDTHNEPSDFFVMAGENNSSADALDPDKVNPDWVVVNAVKYGRALNLMFESDESFSSYGIDVHAYANFLVAGASVDFSMRQQSFLKRTSVRLVAYGGNPGLTGQILTAGNQAELKKAINNYFAGSMDEVPIAYSLSTLDGENIGVHLTAEFTSRQCAPAAEKFEVLWKSVHCASADDASGDEEITAFLRIRAFEGNGKEILDVEKKNKPILEAEKMRKETGFKFPIPWTFTKGTRQHPLQLGFRETREIDQRIIFKVPKSDLNARVGIRADVLEYDSTSADDDFADDHKSYKFSETGNKKEVKLVCDHEGSRIEFHLEIRPVYD
- a CDS encoding serine hydrolase domain-containing protein; the protein is MKTKTGLLLFLFLNVSTFLSGSNSPLSGIWIGVDMHDNRKDTYTFTIKEIRAGVFSGYIETEIDGALLPRMPISKIEYDHPDFKFLINAGDLLITYSGRMSEDLSQLDGSFKYSDPEIPEKKLLLTRKTNEKLSEHGYQYKQPVSKVLPIASLNESDPDRTKITKLVNDINQGKYGEINSLLVFRDGKLVLEEYFNGFDSGQLHQLQSVTKSITSLLIGIAVDKGFIDSIDRKAVSFFDDYEFAKRWETVTIRHLLTMSSGVEWIKDDPDSPWDKDESIADMLKKPIQGKTGIEFNYNSAMQILAGIIEKATEMELEIFAEKYLFQPLEIKDYLWQVSVSDSLPLCTGSLKLRPVDMVKIGMLVLNKGRFDEKQVISENWINASTKVQIEVPGNKGDHYGYLWWIKTTSPQCIYAHGFGSQFIFVIPESNLVITTTGNNMYNNQGLKPFRMLKIFQ
- the istA gene encoding IS21 family transposase yields the protein MSKRPITMLQIRRIIQLLEQGQSKRKIALSLHSGRHTIDGYIHRIEQSGLELQQLSKLSDADLGALLYTGNREQEPDRRLEDLQSRFSYFHSELCRTGVTKLTLWQEYRLEVPDGYSYSQFCEHLVNDKRKSSATMHFEHKPAERVQVDFAGKKLSYVDISTSEIITCPVLVCVLPFSGYSYIEALPYATQEYLYPALGRCMSYFGGVPANVLSDNMKQYVKKSNRYEPVFSEVCEQWSLYYNTSLSATRVAKPKDKPSVEQAVHLAYMRVYAPLRNKIFYSLKELNDNIIKCLDIHHNKHLQNRTYNRRELFEQHELPLLKALPAEPFVLKHTVVAKVQKNYHIILGEDWHQYSVPYQHIGKKVKIIYDADEVEVYLDLRRIAVHRRNYRKHGYTTLEEHMPEKHKKYRQTKGWDADYFLGKAKQLGVCSHKIMSRILESKTFTEQAYNACLGLLRLSGQYGEDRFENACKRAVNAPRVNYRLISDILSNNLDKEQTDQMTIFSSIPDHENIRGPQAYN